Proteins encoded in a region of the Marmota flaviventris isolate mMarFla1 chromosome 3, mMarFla1.hap1, whole genome shotgun sequence genome:
- the Tas2r8 gene encoding taste receptor type 2 member 8 yields the protein MFSTKDIFTIVITAEFIIGMLGNGYIGLVNWIDWIKKRKISSIDYVLASLAISRMCLIAIIVLHGILVTLYLDVYENQKIRIVVNSLWTFFNYLSMWFTTCLNVFYCLKIANFSHPFFLWLRWKTDRMVHWVLLGCFTISFAVGIIVFPTVTYGYKLHYLIKNTGNITEMSKIQYFEPITLFNLFALVPFIFSLISFFLLIISLRRHINRMKMNSKSCRDPNTQAHVKAMIIITSFFFFFFIYCVFSLLVTFSYLITEQMLAIMVGEAVAILYPSGHSVILIFGNNKLRQPSVRMLTCRKIACMM from the coding sequence ATGTTCAGTACCAAAGATATCTTTACAATTGTGATCACTGCAGAATTCATAATAGGAATGTTAGGCAATGGATACATTGGACTAGTCAACTGGATTGACtggattaaaaagagaaagatctcATCAATTGACTATGTCCTGGCCAGTTTAGCTATCTCAAGAATGTGTTTGATTGCAATTATAGTACTACATGGTATTTtggtaacactatacctagatgtgtatgaaaatcagaaaatacgCATAGTTGTTAACAGCCTCTGGACATTCTTTAACTACTTAAGTATGTGGTTTACAACCTGTCTGAATGTCTTCTATTGCCTCAAGATAGCCAATTTCTCCCACCCATTTTTTCTCTGGCTGAGGTGGAAAACTGATAGAATGGTTCACTGGGTCCTGCTGGGATGCTTCACCATCTCCTTTGCGGTTGGCATTATAGTATTCCCAACAGTGACTTATGGTTATAAGCTTCATTACCTTataaaaaatacaggaaacatCACTGAAATGAGTAAAATTCAATACTTTGAGccaataactttatttaaccTGTTTGCTCTGGTACCATTCATTTTTTCACtgatctcattttttcttttaataatatccCTAAGAAGACATATTAACCGAATGAAAATGAATTCTAAAAGTTGTAGAGACCCCAACACACAGGCTCATGTGAAAGCCATGATAAttataacttcattcttcttcttcttctttatttactgtgtgttttctcttttagTGACCTTTAGCTATCTTATAACAGAACAAATGTTAGCTATAATGGTTGGAGAGGCTGTAGCAATTCTCTATCCATCAGGACActcagttattttaatttttggaaataatAAACTGAGGCAGCCATCTGTCAGGATGCTGACATGTAGAAAAATAGCCTGCATGATGTGA